GAGGCTAGCCCTACAGCTATTTCGGGGAGAACCAGCTATTACCGAGTTCGATTGGAATTTCACCTCTAGCCACAACTCATCCCCATGTGTTGCACAGCATGTGGGTTCGGGCCTCCAGTCAGATTTCTCTGACCTTCACCCTGGTCATGGCTAGCTCACCCGGTTTCGGGTCTCGTGTGCGCGACAAACGCCCTATTAAGGCTCGCTTTCACTTCGGCTTCCTCTCCATGGGAGATTAACCAAGCCACGCACAGCAAACTCGTTGGCTCATTCTTCAATAGGAACGCTGCAACCCTTGCGGGCCGCAACTCCTTGTAAGCGTATGGTTTCAGGTACTTTTCATCGGCCTAACCGGCCTACTTTTCACCTTTCCCTCACGGTACTAGTTCACTATCGATCACTAAAAAATATTTAGTCTTGGCACATAGTCGTGCCGGATTCCCACGGGATTTCACGAGGCCCGTGGTACTTAAGTCAATCACCGCAAGATTACAGCTCCTTTTGAGTACAGGACTTTCACCTTCTCTGGTCCCTGTTTCCACAGGAGTTCTTCTAGGAAAGCTGTCCCGATTGCTCGGGCTTTTCCCTTGCCTGTCTTATATTGGGAAGACAACGCGACTGACTCGCGTATCCCTGTTAGCAACGGCCCACACCTTTAATTAGCAGCGGCCGGATCGTCTTGCGACTCACCGACCATCCGCTAAAACACTAACAAGGTTTTTGACTCTTCCCCGTTCGCTCGCCACTACTTGGGGAATGGAAACACACAAATATCTCTGCGAAAACTCGCAAAGATATTTGTATGTAACTTTTTTTCTTTTCCTCCGGTTACTGAGATGTTTCACTTCACCGGGTTGCCTTCGCTATCCTATGAATTTAGATAGCGATGATCCGATCTTCAATCGGACCGGGTTGCCCCATTCGGAGATCTCCGGATCAAAGGTTGCTTGCCACCTCCCCGAAGCTTATCGCAGGCTACTACGTCCTTCATCGTTTTTTAGTGTCTAGGCATCCACCATACGCCCTTATATCTAACCACAAGAATTGTTAAAACATACATTTCACAATTCTCGTTTATTTTTTTGGTTCTCTTTTTTATGTTGGGTTTTTAAGATGCTCTTTTATTCAATTGTTAATGAACAATTTTTTTCTGTTTCTCGCCTCTCGTGTTTTTGACACCAGAAGCGGGAGCAAAAAATAATTTTTAATTTTTGGGAAAAGGACTAAAAAACCGCTCTTTCGAGCGGCGCGCAAAAGACCAAAAAAATAGGTTAGCCGCTCGGGAACTTAAAAGTTAAAACTCTCTGTAACATATTTTGTTTATTTTGAGAGAAAATTCTTAGATCGGTCTCGGGATAAAATGTGGATAACTAACCTCTATTTTCTTTTCCATAACCATATTTTAAACTACTCAGAAAAAGCTGTCAAGGGCTTTTTACTTATTTAAATTTCAAGTGATAAACTCCGTCAAAATCGGCCGGCGGCGAGGTGATAAATTCATCTAGTCTTTCCTTTAAAACTTTGCTTGGCCCGTCGTCCGGATTGTCCGCCAGAATTTCCTCAAAAACTTTCTTGGCCGCAAGCCAGTCCTTTTTCAAATATAGTTCGAATCCTTGTTCAAATTTTTCTATCAACTTCGCATAACCCTCTTTCTCTTCGGCAAAACCTAGAACTTCATAAATTTTTACGCCCTGCATTTTTCCCTTGACGGCCACGCAGTCAATCTGCCGCAAAACAAATTCGCCGCCTACTACCGCGGCAGTCGTTTCGGAAACGATAATCCCTGCTCCGTAAAATTTTGTCAGGCCTTCTAAGCGCGAGGCGAGATTAACATTGTCGCCGATTACCGTATAATCAAATCTTTCGTGCGACCCGATATTGCCGACCACTGCTTCTCCCGTGTTTAACCCGATGCCAATTTTAATTTCCGGATAATTTAATTTTTTCCATTCATTGTTGCGCTTTTTAAGTTCGCGCGACATCAAAAGCGCTGTTCGCACCGCGGCTTCGGCATGGTTTTCCATAGGCAACGGTGCGCCCCAAAACGCCATGATTGCGTCGCCAATAAATTTATCCACCACGCCGCGATTATCCAAAACAATTTCTGCCATGGCAGTCAAATATTTATTTAAAAGACCAACCAAACTTTGCGCGCCCATTTTTTCCGAGACCGAAGTGAAGCCACGGATATCGGAAAAAAGAATTGTTAAATTTTTTGTCTCGCCGCCGAGTTTAACTTTTTCCGGGTGGGCTAAAATTTCATTCACAACATCTTTGGCAACATAAAGAGAAAAATATTTTTTTAACTTTCTTTTTTCTTCTCTGATTAGAAGATAACGCAAAATTACGCCAAAACCATAAACAAAAATTAAAACGAGAAGCGGATAAAAAATCGGCAAAATTGTCCCTTCGGAAAAAAATACGGCGGCGGCGACAAGATAGGCTGTAAAATAGACAAAAAATAAAGGCAGGGCAAAACGCAATTTAAAATATGAAACAGAAAATGCCGCGACCGCTGCAAGCGCCAAAATAATTAAAAAAATATTTTTAGGATCGCTCTCTTCTCGCAGTGTTTTATTTTGTAAAATCGATTCCACCACATTAGCATGAATCTCCACTCCGGAAACCGGCCGACCGCCCGAAGAGGATGTGAAATATTCGTCGTGTAGATCAGCCGCCTCGGAACCGACTAAAACAATTTTATCTCTAAATTGTTCCAAGCTCCCGTCACCCCGAAGGACATCAACAAAAGAATATTTTCTGAAAGTATTAGCTGGGCCGAAGAAGAAAATTCTCGCGAGACCAAAATTGTCCAACGGATAAATGCTGCCATCCAAAATAATCTCTTGATTAAACTTTTCCGGAATTTCAATTTTTATTTTTTCAGCAGTCTCTAAAATTTTTAGCGCGAACGATGGCGATAAATTTTCTCCGAGCTGAATCAAAAACGGCGCGCGGCGAACCGTGCCGTCCATATCAGCAATAAAAAGTGAGTGGCCAACCTCATGATTCTCTCTAATTTCCGGTAGAGGCAAAAGTGTTTCACGAAAGGCTGGAAACTGGCCAGACCCTAGAGAGATCGACCCCTCAAAAGGAAAAACTAAATTTTCATGCGACGCTATATTTCTAAAAAATTCTTCATCACCAATCCCTTTTTCGGCGAAAGTCACATCATACCCAATTACCGCCGCTCCGGCCGCTTCCAATTTTTTTATAAGATTGCCGTGAAATTCGCGCGGCCACGGCCAGACGCCTAATTCTTGAATGGAGCGGTTATCTATGCTCACGACGACGACTTCGTCGGAAATCGGCTCGCGTAAAAATAGCCTGTCAGTCATTTCCAAATCTATCCAATTTAAAATCTGCCAGTGAAAAAGAGCAAAAACAATCGTGGTCGAAGCAAAAATTAGCCCCACGGCCAAAATTAATTTACCCCAAACCGGATTTTCTAAAAAAAATTTTCTCATTATAAATGGCGAAGCTCCGAAAGATCGGAGCTTTATTTTTATTTTTTATTGCATGGCCCCCAAACTCGTGACCTGAATATTAATCGTCGCCTCAAAAGTCTCTTCCTCGGATGAATAAACTCCTCTGATAATTGCCGTACCGACTGAACCACTAGAATAAAACATCCCGGCGCTCACATAACCCATCAAACCTCCGGTCACTGATTGATTAACCGACCAAGAAACATCGCCGGTAACATCTCTCCTGCTTCCATCGCTCCAGACTGTTTCAGCCACGAGTTTACTTGAACTTTGGGCTGGAATAGAAGTTGGTATGGCAGAAATTTGTAAACTTGTAATTGTCGGAGCTGGCGGAGGCGGCGGACAATCGGCATCGCAAACCCCCGAACCCTCGCCCAATTCGCAAACGCCGTCGCCACAAACTGGACCCTGAGGTTGGTTGGTATTTGAGTTTGTGTTAACGTTTGTATTTGTATTAATATTTTGCGATTCACTGTTCGTATTTACCGAACCCAATGGTTCAATAATAATTTCTTCCAGCTTTGGTAAAAGGACTGGCGAAAGTTCTAATTTTTGTTTAATAAACTCTAGTTGTCTGGGCAAAAGTGTTTGGTCCAAATATTCCTTGACTGCCTCTCTGTCGATTCCATTTTTTAAAACCTGAACTTGTGTTTTCAAAAAATCTCGATCGTAATAGTCGGCCCGACGGATTGTGGGCGCAATATCTCTGATATTAGAAATACTTTTAAAAGTTTGAAGCGCCCGGACTTTTTCACCCTCCGCTAAAAGCAATCTCGCTGCCAAAAATCTTCTAGCTTCAAAATTTTTTATTTTTTCGGCCCGTGCCGACTTATCAAAAGTTAAAAACGCCGCTGTTCGTTCGCCCAGTCTTTTGGCCGGATAAAATCTTGACCCAGGCAGCGGCCCAATCTGCCGCAAAATATTTTCTTTTTTCTCTTTTATAAATTCTCGAAACTTTTCATCGCGGGAAAAATTATTTTTAAACCATTCGCTTGCCCGACGCGCTTCAGTGATTTCAAAAATTTTCGCTTGCCCTAAATTTTTTATCTGACGTAAATCAACTGATAATTCTTCACCCGCTTTCAAAATTTGTCCCGCCTCATTTTCACCTGCCACAGTAAGAGTCACTGAATTTTCCGTCACGGCCATATTAACATCTCCTTCTGTGCTGGACATATTAAAAATTGTTCCGCGAACCGTTGCCACCACTCCGCCGGATTCAACTTCAAAATACGCGTCAGGGTGCAACAATTCCAAAAGCCGGTTCCAAATTTGCCCCTTTTTTAAATTCAATTTTATTTTTGTGAAAAATGGCGTTTCGGAATCTATAAAACTTTCTTCAATCACGACTTCGGAATTCTTGTCGAGCGACACTTCGTTCGTATCAAACAAAATTATCCGGGCCAAACCAGTTTCGTCGGTCCGCACCGTATCACCAGCTTTTAATTCCGTCTCCGCAATTGCTTCCTTGAAATCCTCGTCAGCAGATTTTATAAAAACTCCCGACTCTTCTGGCACGACCACAATTTTTAATGCGCCAAATTCCAAGGGCTTCGCGTAAACCTGGGCCGCCCAATAAGACAACGCCCCAAAAACCAAAATTAAAATGACCAAAACGAGAAGAATTTTTTTCATATATTTGTTTATTTAACAACGAAAAAGAACAGTCCAATTTTACCAAAATTAAAGGGTTTTGGCAATAAAAAAGCGGGCTGCCATTTCTGGTTCCCGCTCTAAGCCTCCTAGACCTCGGACCCAGGAAAAGCCCTGAGTCCGATGAGTATGATGAAGAACGCGGCGATCATCCCCCCGACTGAACCGTGAACCATCCACCATACGCCGCCGAAATATGCGCCAATGAAAAAGAGCAAAATACTCCCGACGAGAGTCAGGAGACCGACATCCCATGCAACCCTGTACCAGTCGTCGTATCTTCGTCGACTGACCTTCCAGATGATCGTTACCGCAACGCCACCGAGCGTGACGACTCCAGTAGCGACGCAATAAGGCAGACTCATCCCCATGAAGAGCGTGACGACTGCAGCCAAAAAGCCGCCGCCCAAACATGTGAACACCCAGCGGGAGACGATCCAGACGAGCTTCGTGTCGATTTCCTTTTCCCAAGCCCTCATCTCTTACCCTCCTCTTCCCCCATTAAT
The window above is part of the Patescibacteria group bacterium genome. Proteins encoded here:
- a CDS encoding adenylate/guanylate cyclase domain-containing protein, which codes for MRKFFLENPVWGKLILAVGLIFASTTIVFALFHWQILNWIDLEMTDRLFLREPISDEVVVVSIDNRSIQELGVWPWPREFHGNLIKKLEAAGAAVIGYDVTFAEKGIGDEEFFRNIASHENLVFPFEGSISLGSGQFPAFRETLLPLPEIRENHEVGHSLFIADMDGTVRRAPFLIQLGENLSPSFALKILETAEKIKIEIPEKFNQEIILDGSIYPLDNFGLARIFFFGPANTFRKYSFVDVLRGDGSLEQFRDKIVLVGSEAADLHDEYFTSSSGGRPVSGVEIHANVVESILQNKTLREESDPKNIFLIILALAAVAAFSVSYFKLRFALPLFFVYFTAYLVAAAVFFSEGTILPIFYPLLVLIFVYGFGVILRYLLIREEKRKLKKYFSLYVAKDVVNEILAHPEKVKLGGETKNLTILFSDIRGFTSVSEKMGAQSLVGLLNKYLTAMAEIVLDNRGVVDKFIGDAIMAFWGAPLPMENHAEAAVRTALLMSRELKKRNNEWKKLNYPEIKIGIGLNTGEAVVGNIGSHERFDYTVIGDNVNLASRLEGLTKFYGAGIIVSETTAAVVGGEFVLRQIDCVAVKGKMQGVKIYEVLGFAEEKEGYAKLIEKFEQGFELYLKKDWLAAKKVFEEILADNPDDGPSKVLKERLDEFITSPPADFDGVYHLKFK
- a CDS encoding FecR domain-containing protein, which encodes MKKILLVLVILILVFGALSYWAAQVYAKPLEFGALKIVVVPEESGVFIKSADEDFKEAIAETELKAGDTVRTDETGLARIILFDTNEVSLDKNSEVVIEESFIDSETPFFTKIKLNLKKGQIWNRLLELLHPDAYFEVESGGVVATVRGTIFNMSSTEGDVNMAVTENSVTLTVAGENEAGQILKAGEELSVDLRQIKNLGQAKIFEITEARRASEWFKNNFSRDEKFREFIKEKKENILRQIGPLPGSRFYPAKRLGERTAAFLTFDKSARAEKIKNFEARRFLAARLLLAEGEKVRALQTFKSISNIRDIAPTIRRADYYDRDFLKTQVQVLKNGIDREAVKEYLDQTLLPRQLEFIKQKLELSPVLLPKLEEIIIEPLGSVNTNSESQNINTNTNVNTNSNTNQPQGPVCGDGVCELGEGSGVCDADCPPPPPAPTITSLQISAIPTSIPAQSSSKLVAETVWSDGSRRDVTGDVSWSVNQSVTGGLMGYVSAGMFYSSGSVGTAIIRGVYSSEEETFEATINIQVTSLGAMQ